CCGATGGTGGAAAGCTTGGTCCGGGTGGAGAGGATGAGAAGCGTAGGAGGGCTTGTGCAAGCCTTGAGGAGGAGATCTCGCGTTTATGGGAAGCTTGTAGGCTTGCGGGCGAGAGGGAACAGAGGGCTCAGGAAACAATTGCGACCATGCTTGCGCTGCAGAAGGAGAAGGGCGGCTTAAACAGCTGTTGGAGAAAATGTAGAGAGTTGGAGGATGAGAATCGAGGCTTGAGAGGAACGGAGATAAAgatagaagaagagaaggggaaaacAAAAGCTTGGGTCTTGCCGCTTGTGGAAAATGCTTCCGACCCAAAAAAGAATCCAGCTACAGTGGACAAGGAGAACTCTTTACCAGGGGAAGTTATTGAGATCAGTGACAGTGACGATGAAACACTAACCAAAGATTGTGAGGTGAAGGAACATTTAGTGGAAAAAGCTGTAGATGTGAAGAATGAATCGGTGGCTGGCCAGAGTACTAAGGTGATGCGTTCTGATAAATGTAGAAATCTTGTACTGCAGGAAGATGATAACAGCCATATGGATGGTGTTCTATCAGTTCCAACACCTAAAAGGAAGCGTATTTCTAGAGTAGTCACTAGTGACAGTGAGAacgatgatgatgttgatgataaTGTTCCCATCAGCAAACTTAAGTTAAGGCAAGTTGAGGGCGTGGTTGAAGAGAACAAAGAATCAAGCCACGTCGTGGAAGATATGGTCCCCTCAAGGAGGCGTTTGGTTTTATTACGAGAAGTTTATAGATCAGACAGCTCAGTGAAAGGAAAGTCACCTGGCAATCCATCGACTCCTAGTGCCAAGAACAGAACTTCAAGAAACAAGGTGACAGAATGCAGGAAGCTTGGGTACTCGGACAGTGACGATGATGAAGAGGACAAAGTAAATGGAAGGAATGAGGTTGATGACATTGGTTCAGAGAGTGACGGTGAAAGTTTGGGTGGATTCATTGTAAGCAGTTCGGATAATCCTGAAAGTGAACCTAGTTCAGAGAATTCTTCTTCTAAAGAAGAAGAGGGTAGTGATTTAGATCTTGACAATGTCTTAGCCAATATACGC
This DNA window, taken from Musa acuminata AAA Group cultivar baxijiao chromosome BXJ3-7, Cavendish_Baxijiao_AAA, whole genome shotgun sequence, encodes the following:
- the LOC103991643 gene encoding uncharacterized protein LOC103991643, coding for MGHKPATDIPATPPSFSSSSSGNCSPEMESMSIPRLIEFLQSSFRKADFEKAESALISREASLKAEIERSFSEELTMKEVEKIELEARIEGLERDLGVLRTRCADLEQRIKKGEEGFGVERAESERKLREEKERYSLLEARFQDADGGKLGPGGEDEKRRRACASLEEEISRLWEACRLAGEREQRAQETIATMLALQKEKGGLNSCWRKCRELEDENRGLRGTEIKIEEEKGKTKAWVLPLVENASDPKKNPATVDKENSLPGEVIEISDSDDETLTKDCEVKEHLVEKAVDVKNESVAGQSTKVMRSDKCRNLVLQEDDNSHMDGVLSVPTPKRKRISRVVTSDSENDDDVDDNVPISKLKLRQVEGVVEENKESSHVVEDMVPSRRRLVLLREVYRSDSSVKGKSPGNPSTPSAKNRTSRNKVTECRKLGYSDSDDDEEDKVNGRNEVDDIGSESDGESLGGFIVSSSDNPESEPSSENSSSKEEEGSDLDLDNVLANIRREKDTKVWEFEADMLSSFSKDPELCMKAVCALYRQQTSDEQSAKETLLTNRRGFSKIDALRGSRMAEFLTDGDPFGPLKKSVKDLENYDRKAIDYCHKLANRYSKQLFTIYQNKEDPFFHPS